A single Chloroflexota bacterium DNA region contains:
- a CDS encoding type III pantothenate kinase, with amino-acid sequence MLLAVDIGNTNIVAGVFDGDRLAMSWRLATDRRKTADEYGAALRTLLDHRGVDMRDIKGVSLSSTVPPLTATFRRLSESYFDLPPVIAGIGVNTGIVVATANPPEVGPDRIINSLAAMMRHRLPAIVVDLGTATTFDAVSADGKLLGCTIAPGIESALDGLISRTARLFTVELKAPRTAIGRNTVTSLRAGVVLGYVGLVEYLVRRIKDEMEGDPLVIATGGLASVIVPETHCIDVVDPDLTLHGLRFLYQLNADAPAVHSGVAGAAE; translated from the coding sequence GTGCTCCTGGCGGTGGACATCGGCAACACGAACATCGTGGCCGGTGTGTTCGATGGCGACCGGCTGGCGATGAGCTGGCGGCTGGCGACGGATCGGCGCAAGACGGCGGACGAGTACGGAGCGGCCCTCAGGACGCTGCTCGACCATCGCGGCGTGGACATGCGCGACATCAAGGGGGTCTCCCTCTCCTCGACCGTGCCGCCGCTCACCGCGACGTTCCGCCGCCTGTCGGAGAGCTACTTCGACCTGCCGCCCGTGATCGCCGGCATCGGCGTCAACACCGGCATCGTGGTGGCGACCGCCAACCCGCCAGAGGTTGGCCCGGACCGGATCATCAACTCGCTCGCCGCCATGATGCGCCACCGACTGCCGGCCATCGTGGTCGATCTCGGCACGGCCACCACCTTCGACGCCGTCTCCGCGGACGGCAAGCTGCTCGGGTGTACCATCGCACCGGGCATCGAGAGCGCGCTGGACGGGCTGATCTCGCGGACCGCCCGCCTGTTCACCGTCGAGCTGAAGGCTCCGCGCACGGCCATCGGGCGCAATACGGTGACCTCGTTGCGCGCCGGCGTGGTGCTCGGGTACGTCGGGCTCGTCGAGTACCTCGTCAGGCGGATCAAGGACGAGATGGAGGGCGACCCGCTGGTGATCGCCACCGGCGGCCTGGCCTCGGTGATCGTGCCCGAGACCCACTGCATCGACGTAGTCGATCCCGACCTCACGCTGCACGGGCTGCGCTTCCTGTACCAGTTGAACGCCGACGCGCCGGCGGTCCACTCGGGCGTTGCGGGAGCCGCCGAATGA
- the coaBC gene encoding bifunctional phosphopantothenoylcysteine decarboxylase/phosphopantothenate--cysteine ligase CoaBC: MSHDVLAGKRIVLGVTGSIAAFKAVALASLLTQAGALVDVLMTPEATKLIQPLSFQALTQRAVHVDMFSTLANSEISHVSLGHHADVVCVAPATAHTLAKLAHGLADDLVTTTSLATRAPLVIAPAMDADMYDHPAVRANVQILRERGATMVEPGHGRMASGLVGQGRLAEPPVIADTLRLVLARDGDLAGWNVVVTAGGTQEAIDPVRYVSNHSSGKMGYAIAEAARDRGASVVLISAPTALSAPFGVQVQNVRSAADMHDAVMAALPDADLLVMAAAVADYRPATVADQKIKKKDDELTLQLARTTDILAATAMLAGPRLVRVGFAAESQDLLQNAADKLERKKLDLIVANDISRSDSGFGTDDNAVVLLDPTGRQRELPLMPKRDVADRILDEALAIRAARG; this comes from the coding sequence ATGAGCCACGACGTCCTGGCCGGCAAGCGCATCGTGCTGGGCGTCACGGGCAGCATCGCGGCGTTCAAGGCCGTGGCCCTGGCAAGCCTGCTGACCCAGGCCGGGGCGCTGGTGGACGTGCTGATGACGCCCGAAGCCACGAAACTGATCCAGCCGCTCAGCTTCCAGGCGTTGACGCAGCGGGCCGTGCACGTGGACATGTTCAGCACGCTGGCAAACTCGGAGATCAGCCACGTCAGCCTGGGCCACCACGCGGATGTCGTCTGTGTCGCGCCGGCGACGGCTCACACCCTCGCGAAGCTCGCGCACGGGCTGGCCGACGATCTCGTCACGACCACCAGCCTCGCCACCCGCGCGCCGCTGGTCATCGCGCCGGCCATGGACGCCGACATGTACGACCACCCGGCCGTGCGGGCCAATGTCCAGATCCTCCGCGAGCGCGGCGCGACGATGGTCGAGCCGGGCCACGGGCGGATGGCGTCGGGGCTGGTTGGGCAGGGGCGGCTGGCCGAGCCGCCGGTCATCGCGGACACGCTGCGGCTGGTGCTGGCCCGCGACGGCGACCTTGCTGGCTGGAACGTAGTGGTGACGGCGGGAGGAACGCAGGAGGCCATCGACCCGGTCCGGTACGTCTCCAACCACTCGTCGGGCAAGATGGGGTACGCCATCGCCGAGGCGGCCCGCGACCGTGGCGCGTCAGTGGTGCTGATCTCCGCGCCGACCGCCCTGAGCGCGCCGTTTGGCGTCCAGGTGCAGAACGTGCGAAGCGCCGCCGACATGCACGACGCGGTGATGGCCGCCCTGCCGGATGCCGATCTGCTGGTCATGGCGGCTGCCGTGGCCGACTACCGCCCGGCCACGGTGGCCGACCAGAAGATCAAGAAGAAGGACGACGAGCTGACGCTCCAGTTGGCGAGGACGACGGACATCCTCGCAGCGACGGCCATGCTGGCCGGTCCACGGCTGGTGCGGGTCGGCTTCGCGGCCGAGAGCCAGGATCTGCTGCAGAACGCCGCCGACAAGCTGGAGCGCAAGAAGCTCGACCTGATCGTCGCCAACGACATCAGCCGGTCTGACAGCGGCTTCGGGACGGACGACAACGCCGTCGTGCTGCTGGACCCGACCGGCCGCCAGCGGGAGCTGCCGTTGATGCCGAAGCGCGACGTGGCCGACCGCATCCTGGACGAGGCGCTGGCGATCCGGGCCGCTCGGGGATAG
- a CDS encoding DNRLRE domain-containing protein: MSEAVVRESSSNRWRAPWVGLVVLLLVGLQVLSAGEHRDVEAAPLGAACSPRPPVRVQTQPESSTTLLVTVTATTSASTPTNQLSQIRFAPVSNALVSMPGKLTNSAGNVTVTFAAGTTSAQFSARRIAGGQSMTVPVTVVDSCGDWTTFVGGGASFGVGLPTPTATPLPTATVTPAPTATVAPTATSAPTTARRANLPRFSGSFVPGEAAVFWYGRVTPSENYTDVRISYSATDLWVQANIMDMHLRYDTAGQTSRLEEFDAVGVTLTAPTGTYRFVSGLNWFEARTNYQRSVPTVPFTTSTGWRGNAPNSAFDSQSDDRGWVATFQIPFASLGLSTPVDGAVWPLEVITYDRDDQAGAQRSQASWSGEIRFGLPSYTAPTTPAGTVSIRQTTGGTSVPDAAVGGGADCGGAADPVYFDQWGSFNYAGRTDMNVQNQSDIGDWPCFSKYYVTFPLGSVPSGKRIVSARLVMHQFGGSGSASDTLYPSLIQVATTDPTWTEGTITWNTAPLARENVSRAVVPVFKDTIVWPGVERTWDVSAAVATAYASGSPLALVLYSPDEPYHSGKYFVTSNTGDWNAAGRPTLEVTWGN, from the coding sequence GTGAGCGAGGCTGTAGTGCGGGAATCCTCATCAAACCGCTGGCGCGCCCCGTGGGTCGGGCTGGTCGTCCTGCTGCTCGTCGGATTGCAGGTATTGTCTGCTGGCGAGCATCGTGATGTTGAGGCCGCACCACTCGGGGCAGCCTGCAGTCCCCGCCCGCCGGTGCGCGTGCAGACCCAGCCAGAAAGCTCCACAACGCTGCTGGTGACGGTCACGGCGACCACGTCAGCCTCGACGCCGACCAACCAGCTCAGCCAGATCCGGTTTGCGCCCGTCTCGAACGCCCTGGTGTCGATGCCGGGCAAGCTGACCAACAGCGCCGGCAATGTGACCGTCACGTTCGCGGCCGGCACGACCTCCGCCCAGTTCTCGGCACGTCGGATTGCCGGCGGGCAATCCATGACCGTGCCGGTGACGGTCGTGGATTCCTGTGGTGACTGGACCACCTTTGTCGGAGGTGGCGCCTCCTTCGGCGTCGGCCTACCGACCCCGACCGCAACCCCGCTGCCGACCGCGACCGTGACGCCGGCGCCGACCGCAACCGTGGCGCCAACGGCCACCTCGGCCCCGACGACCGCCCGGCGGGCCAACCTTCCGCGCTTCAGCGGATCGTTCGTCCCAGGGGAGGCTGCCGTCTTCTGGTACGGCCGGGTGACCCCGTCCGAGAACTACACCGACGTGCGGATCAGCTACTCCGCGACGGATCTCTGGGTGCAGGCGAACATCATGGACATGCACCTCCGCTACGATACTGCCGGCCAGACCAGCCGCCTCGAGGAGTTCGACGCGGTCGGCGTCACCCTCACCGCCCCGACAGGAACGTATCGTTTCGTTTCTGGGCTCAACTGGTTCGAAGCTCGTACCAACTACCAGCGGTCCGTGCCGACCGTTCCATTCACGACGTCGACCGGCTGGCGTGGCAACGCACCCAACTCGGCGTTTGACAGCCAGAGCGACGACCGTGGCTGGGTTGCCACTTTCCAGATCCCGTTCGCCAGCCTGGGGCTCTCCACCCCCGTGGACGGCGCGGTCTGGCCGCTCGAGGTGATCACCTACGACCGTGACGACCAGGCTGGCGCGCAGCGGTCGCAGGCATCGTGGTCTGGCGAGATCCGCTTCGGTCTGCCGTCCTACACCGCTCCGACGACACCGGCTGGCACGGTCTCGATTCGCCAGACGACGGGCGGCACGTCGGTGCCAGACGCCGCGGTCGGCGGTGGCGCGGACTGCGGCGGTGCGGCTGATCCGGTCTATTTCGACCAGTGGGGGAGCTTCAACTACGCCGGCCGCACCGACATGAACGTGCAAAACCAGTCCGACATCGGGGACTGGCCCTGCTTCTCGAAGTACTACGTCACCTTCCCGCTCGGTTCGGTGCCATCCGGCAAGCGTATCGTGTCGGCTCGGCTGGTCATGCACCAGTTCGGCGGGTCGGGCAGCGCATCCGACACCCTCTATCCGTCGCTCATACAGGTTGCCACCACCGATCCGACCTGGACCGAGGGGACCATCACCTGGAATACGGCCCCGCTCGCCCGTGAGAACGTCTCGCGCGCCGTGGTTCCGGTCTTCAAGGACACGATTGTCTGGCCGGGTGTCGAGCGGACCTGGGACGTGAGCGCGGCCGTCGCCACCGCCTATGCGTCAGGATCACCGCTCGCGCTGGTTCTCTATTCACCGGACGAGCCATACCACTCGGGCAAGTACTTCGTGACCTCGAACACCGGTGACTGGAACGCTGCCGGCCGCCCCACCCTCGAGGTGACCTGGGGCAACTGA
- a CDS encoding M81 family metallopeptidase gives MRLAALGLAHETNTFSRVLADLEMWEVLRGDELRQKHATATTTLAGYFSASQKLGFEIVPLIFATTGPIGIITRRAFDILVDEMLQLLRDNGPWDGVLLAQHGAAVSDEFPDADGEIVRRVREVVGPDVPIGVNFDMHANVTQKVIDHSTVTVVYATNPHLDAKERAEECAELIVRTIKGEITPVQVLEMPPLVVNIIKQYTGEEPMKGIVETMPEMMRRPGILSVSIAEGYPYADVEEMGMSFLAISDGDREVAQSAARAMADVAWERKEALQGDIPSIAEALQYADAQPEGPIVLMDVGDNIGAGSSADSTFLLAEAKRLGIRGYLQTLYDPEAVGDCVEVGVGSKITMTVGGKTDDMHGEPVMVTGTVRAISDGLFEDPLPTHGGWRFFDGGTSAVLETTDGHTILLTSKRVGNTSLEQMYSVGIDPARYRVVIAKGVVSPRPAYSRVAKEIVLADTPGVTTTNLGFFAYRNRRTPLYPFELETPYP, from the coding sequence ATGCGGCTGGCTGCACTCGGGCTGGCTCACGAGACGAACACATTCTCCAGGGTGCTTGCGGACCTGGAGATGTGGGAAGTGTTGCGCGGCGACGAGCTGCGGCAGAAGCACGCGACGGCCACCACGACCCTGGCCGGCTACTTCTCGGCCAGCCAGAAGCTCGGCTTCGAGATCGTGCCGCTGATCTTCGCCACCACCGGCCCCATCGGGATCATCACGCGGCGGGCGTTCGACATCCTGGTGGACGAGATGCTCCAACTGTTGCGGGACAACGGCCCCTGGGACGGCGTCCTGCTGGCCCAGCACGGGGCTGCCGTCTCCGACGAGTTCCCCGACGCCGACGGCGAGATCGTGCGGCGGGTGCGCGAGGTGGTCGGGCCGGACGTGCCGATCGGCGTGAACTTCGACATGCACGCCAACGTCACCCAGAAGGTGATCGACCACAGCACGGTCACAGTGGTCTACGCCACCAACCCGCACCTGGACGCCAAGGAGCGGGCCGAGGAGTGCGCCGAGCTGATCGTCCGGACCATCAAGGGCGAGATCACCCCGGTCCAGGTGCTGGAGATGCCGCCGCTGGTGGTCAACATCATCAAGCAGTACACCGGCGAGGAGCCGATGAAGGGCATTGTCGAGACGATGCCGGAGATGATGCGGCGGCCGGGCATCCTCTCGGTCAGTATCGCGGAGGGGTATCCGTACGCCGACGTCGAAGAGATGGGCATGAGCTTCCTGGCCATCAGCGACGGCGACCGTGAGGTGGCGCAGTCGGCGGCCCGCGCCATGGCCGATGTGGCCTGGGAGCGCAAGGAGGCCCTTCAGGGCGACATCCCGTCGATCGCCGAGGCGCTCCAGTACGCCGACGCCCAGCCCGAAGGCCCGATTGTGCTGATGGACGTGGGCGACAACATCGGGGCGGGGTCGTCGGCGGACTCGACGTTCCTGCTGGCCGAGGCGAAGCGGCTCGGCATTCGCGGCTACCTCCAGACCCTCTACGACCCGGAGGCGGTAGGCGACTGCGTCGAGGTAGGCGTTGGCTCGAAGATCACGATGACGGTCGGCGGCAAGACGGATGACATGCACGGCGAGCCGGTCATGGTGACGGGGACGGTCCGTGCGATCTCGGATGGCCTGTTCGAGGATCCGCTGCCGACCCATGGCGGCTGGCGCTTCTTCGACGGCGGAACCTCGGCGGTGCTGGAGACGACGGACGGCCACACCATCCTGCTGACCAGCAAGCGCGTCGGGAACACCAGCCTGGAGCAGATGTATTCGGTGGGGATCGACCCGGCCCGCTACCGCGTGGTCATCGCGAAGGGCGTCGTGTCGCCCCGCCCGGCCTACTCGCGGGTGGCGAAGGAGATCGTGCTCGCCGACACGCCGGGCGTCACGACGACGAACCTCGGGTTCTTCGCCTACCGCAACCGCCGCACGCCGCTCTATCCGTTCGAGCTGGAGACGCCGTATCCGTGA
- a CDS encoding nucleic acid-binding protein, whose protein sequence is MILALDSGPLGMAVNPLATTETRRFQRWLDGAIQQGHRVLVSEVCDYEVRRELVRIQATRSIARLDSFIAWSQFLRITRGVMLRAADLWAEARRTGLPTADPAALDIDVILAAQVRLFSEEIGQPVIVVTTNARHLARFVEARSWQEIQIETDGEG, encoded by the coding sequence ATGATTCTGGCGCTTGACAGTGGGCCGCTGGGAATGGCGGTCAATCCACTGGCCACGACCGAGACGCGGCGTTTCCAGCGCTGGCTGGACGGCGCCATCCAACAAGGACACCGTGTTCTGGTCTCAGAGGTATGCGACTATGAGGTCCGCCGCGAACTTGTCCGCATCCAGGCAACCAGGAGCATCGCCCGCCTGGACAGCTTCATTGCGTGGTCGCAGTTCCTTCGGATCACACGAGGGGTCATGCTGAGAGCCGCCGACCTGTGGGCAGAAGCGCGTCGAACTGGTCTCCCAACTGCCGACCCCGCTGCCCTCGACATTGATGTGATTCTGGCGGCACAGGTGCGGTTGTTCTCAGAAGAGATTGGGCAACCAGTGATAGTCGTGACGACGAATGCGCGGCACCTCGCGCGGTTTGTCGAGGCGCGCTCCTGGCAGGAAATCCAGATCGAGACCGACGGCGAGGGATAG